In Strix uralensis isolate ZFMK-TIS-50842 chromosome 7, bStrUra1, whole genome shotgun sequence, the following proteins share a genomic window:
- the MARCHF5 gene encoding E3 ubiquitin-protein ligase MARCHF5 isoform X2, giving the protein MSEQTGLALPQSMDRSCWVCFATDEDDRTAEWVRPCRCRGSTKWVHQTCLQRWVDEKQRGNSTARVACPQCNAEYLIVFPKLDRLISKACPFAAAGIMVGSIYWTAVTYGAVTVMQVVGHKEGLDVMERADPLFLLIGLPTIPVMLILGKMIRWEDYVLRLWRKYSNKLQILNSIFPGIGCPVPRIPAEANPLADHVSATRILCGALVFPTIATIVGKLMFSSVNSNLQRTILGGIAFVAIKGAFKVYFKQQQYLRQAHRKILNYPEQEGA; this is encoded by the exons AAGCTGCTGGGTTTGTTTTGCTACTGATGAGGATGATCGGACAGCAGAGTGGGTGAGACCTTGCAGGTGCAGGGGCTCTACGAAATGGGTTCATCAGACTTGTCTGCAGCGCTGGGTGGatgaaaagcaaagaggaaacaGTACTGCTAGAGTTGCTTGTCCTCAGTGCAATGCAGAATATTTAATAGTATTTCCAAAGCTAG ATCGACTGATCTCAAAGGCATGTCCCTTTGCTGCAGCTGGAATAATGGTGGGCTCTATATACTGGACAGCTGTTACATATGGAGCTGTGACGGTGATGCAG GTTGTGGGTCACAAAGAAGGTCTTGATGTCATGGAGAGAGCTGatcctttatttcttttgattGGACTTCCCACTATCCCAGTCATGCTAATACTGGGCAAGATGATTCGTTGGGAGGACTATGTGCTCAGACTGTGGCGCAAATACTCTAATAAGCTACAAATTTTGAACAGCATATTTCCAG GCATTGGATGTCCTGTTCCTCGTATTCCAGCAGAGGCCAACCCTTTGGCAGATCATGTCTCTGCTACACGTATTCTATGTGGAGCTCTAGTTTTCCCTACTATTGCCACAATAGTTGGCAAGCTGATGTTCAGCAGTGTTAACTCAAATTTGCAAAGGACAATCTTG ggTGGAATTGCTTTTGTTGCTATAAAAGGAGCTTTTAAGGTTTACTTCAAACAGCAGCAATATTTGCGCCAAGCTCACCgcaaaattttaaattatccTGAACAAGAAGGAGCATAA
- the MARCHF5 gene encoding E3 ubiquitin-protein ligase MARCHF5 isoform X1: MSEQTGLALPQSMDRSCWVCFATDEDDRTAEWVRPCRCRGSTKWVHQTCLQRWVDEKQRGNSTARVACPQCNAEYLIVFPKLGPVVYVLDLADRLISKACPFAAAGIMVGSIYWTAVTYGAVTVMQVVGHKEGLDVMERADPLFLLIGLPTIPVMLILGKMIRWEDYVLRLWRKYSNKLQILNSIFPGIGCPVPRIPAEANPLADHVSATRILCGALVFPTIATIVGKLMFSSVNSNLQRTILGGIAFVAIKGAFKVYFKQQQYLRQAHRKILNYPEQEGA; encoded by the exons AAGCTGCTGGGTTTGTTTTGCTACTGATGAGGATGATCGGACAGCAGAGTGGGTGAGACCTTGCAGGTGCAGGGGCTCTACGAAATGGGTTCATCAGACTTGTCTGCAGCGCTGGGTGGatgaaaagcaaagaggaaacaGTACTGCTAGAGTTGCTTGTCCTCAGTGCAATGCAGAATATTTAATAGTATTTCCAAAGCTAG GTCCAGTTGTTTACGTTTTGGATCTTGCAGATCGACTGATCTCAAAGGCATGTCCCTTTGCTGCAGCTGGAATAATGGTGGGCTCTATATACTGGACAGCTGTTACATATGGAGCTGTGACGGTGATGCAG GTTGTGGGTCACAAAGAAGGTCTTGATGTCATGGAGAGAGCTGatcctttatttcttttgattGGACTTCCCACTATCCCAGTCATGCTAATACTGGGCAAGATGATTCGTTGGGAGGACTATGTGCTCAGACTGTGGCGCAAATACTCTAATAAGCTACAAATTTTGAACAGCATATTTCCAG GCATTGGATGTCCTGTTCCTCGTATTCCAGCAGAGGCCAACCCTTTGGCAGATCATGTCTCTGCTACACGTATTCTATGTGGAGCTCTAGTTTTCCCTACTATTGCCACAATAGTTGGCAAGCTGATGTTCAGCAGTGTTAACTCAAATTTGCAAAGGACAATCTTG ggTGGAATTGCTTTTGTTGCTATAAAAGGAGCTTTTAAGGTTTACTTCAAACAGCAGCAATATTTGCGCCAAGCTCACCgcaaaattttaaattatccTGAACAAGAAGGAGCATAA